GGCAGCCACACCTCGACCCGGTGCGGTCCCGGTGCAAGGCGCAGGTCGCGCACCGTGCCCGAGCCCACCGGCCGCCCGTCGACCAGGATCGAGGCGCCGGGCTCGGCCTCCACGTCGACGGCGGTGGGGCTCCGCGGGGCTTCGGCGCGGCGGCGTGGCCGCTCGGGCTGCTCCGGCTGCTCGGGCGCGAGCGCGGGCGGCGCGGCAGCGGAGGCCGGCGGCGGCGCGAGCGGGTCGCCTGCCGCTCGCGGCTCGCTCGCGAGCGTGCGCGGCGGAGCCGACACTGCGGGCGGCGCGGCGGCGGCGGCCTGCGCGGCGGGCGCGGCAGCGGAGGTCTGGGCACCGGCTGCGGGCAGGACGGGCGACGCGAAGGGATCGTGGCCACGGAGCGCGGTGGGCGGCGGCGGGGCCGGCGCCACTGCGGGATCCGCCTCCGCGGGAGGCGAGAGCGCGGCGGAAGCCGCGCCGGACGCAAGCGGGGGCGGCGCCGAGACGGGGGGCGCGGCCGCGGCGGAGTCCGCCTCGGTCGCGAGCGCGGGCACCGCCGCGGGCCCCGCGCGCAGCGCCTCGAGCATCTGCGCGGTCAGGAAGCCGGCGACGTAGGCGGCCGCGAGGGCAACGGGCAGCACGAGCCAGCGCAGCAGCGAGTCGCGGCGGGCCGCGACCGCGGCTCGCGCCGCCGGCCGCGATCTCGGCGCGGCGAGCGGGGACGGTGCGCCGTTCGCGCCGCGCGGCACCTCGCGCCCGCCAGTGACATCTTCCGGTGTCAGCGAGGTGCTCGCGCGCGCGGGCGCTGCGACGTCCCGCGCAGGCGGCGTGGCCGCGCGCGGAACGCGTGCCGCGTCCCTTGCCGGCGGCACGGGTGCCGCCTCGCGGGCCGGCGGCACGGGTGCCGCCTCGCGGGCGCTCGGTCGGGCCGCAGCCTCGCCGGCGGCCGCGAGGAATGCGGCCGCTTCCATCCTCACCCGGCCCGGAACGCCGCCCGAGCGCTCGTGGATCCGCGCCAGCGCGGGTGCGTCGAAGCGGGCACGTGCCTCGGGCCCGGCCCCGCAGCGGACGAGCTCGGCGCGCAGCCAGGTCTCGATCTCCTCGCGGCTCAGGGCGGGCTCGATCGTTACCACCTCGGTGCCCCCCTGGAAGGCGTT
The sequence above is drawn from the Deltaproteobacteria bacterium genome and encodes:
- a CDS encoding AAA family ATPase, whose amino-acid sequence is MSGGATAFAPSVDAAAYVPNAAAARVLAALEGWAAAGEPPVRVLRGPEGAGKSMLLAVLAERTGRRTVPVLVSAVRLDPDGLARRVLDALGAPWDGSPRVAVARAVEQLGARRVLLLVDDADALAPRTEMWLFDSVRRSGGGLLALLAVRDGRLATELANAFQGGTEVVTIEPALSREEIETWLRAELVRCGAGPEARARFDAPALARIHERSGGVPGRVRMEAAAFLAAAGEAAARPSAREAAPVPPAREAAPVPPARDAARVPRAATPPARDVAAPARASTSLTPEDVTGGREVPRGANGAPSPLAAPRSRPAARAAVAARRDSLLRWLVLPVALAAAYVAGFLTAQMLEALRAGPAAVPALATEADSAAAAPPVSAPPPLASGAASAALSPPAEADPAVAPAPPPPTALRGHDPFASPVLPAAGAQTSAAAPAAQAAAAAPPAVSAPPRTLASEPRAAGDPLAPPPASAAAPPALAPEQPEQPERPRRRAEAPRSPTAVDVEAEPGASILVDGRPVGSGTVRDLRLAPGPHRVEVWLPDGRVVERVVEVRGTRYQIHVR